The following proteins come from a genomic window of Sesamum indicum cultivar Zhongzhi No. 13 linkage group LG10, S_indicum_v1.0, whole genome shotgun sequence:
- the LOC105172510 gene encoding uncharacterized protein LOC105172510 isoform X1 encodes MKSYNCGFPLSDPKSRSCLCSLFITVSLICGVYFIGSAWLRKDLFKLSPGFGLNTTQRHRDSDRCKVYSLDIEINDTRDNAHPEKCKGKCRPIGTEALPEGIITKSSNLEMRPLCGPVPEDKKSKNAMGLLAISAGINQKRLVNEIVKKFLGNDFAVMLFHYDGVVDKWHDLEWSNRVIHVSAINQTKWWFAKRFLHPDIVAEYDYIFLWDEDLGVENFHPGRYLSIIKEEGLEISQPALDPRKSEVHHPITMRRWRSRVHRRFYKFKGGGRCDDNSTSPPCVGWVEMMAPVFSRAAWRCAWYMIQNDLIHAWGLDMKLGYCAQGDRMVKVGVVDEEYIVHLGLPTLGGYPDKNKTNDQRPRAKNLSDSEPLAADMYRYDNRSAVRRQSYNEMMTFRKRWNNAVEEDECWIDPFKQGTTQG; translated from the exons ATGAAGTCATACAATTGT GGTTTCCCCTTATCAGATCCTAAAAGCAGGTCATGTCTCTGCAGCCTTTTCATAACAGTGTCCTTGATTTGTGGTGTTTACTTCATTGGCAGTGCATGGCTGCGGAAAGATTTATTCAAG TTATCACCTGGATTTGGACTGAACACGACACAGCGACATAGAGACTCTGATAGATGCAAG GTATACTCACTGGATATAGAAATCAACGATACCAGGGACAATGCACACCCTGAAAAATGCAAA GGGAAATGCAGGCCAATTGGTACTGAAGCTTTGCCAGAAGGAATTATTACCAAATCCTCAAACTTGGAAATGCGCCCTTTGTGCGGACCTGTTCCAGAGGAT AAAAAGTCAAAGAATGCAATGGGTTTGTTGGCCATATCGGCTGGGATAAATCAAAAGAGACTAGTGAACGAAATAGTTAAGAAG TTTCTCGGAAATGATTTTGCTGTGATGCTTTTTCATTATGATGGAGTTGTGGATAAGTGGCATGATTTGGAATGGAGTAACAGAGTCATTCACGTCTCTGCCATAAACCAAACCAAATG GTGGTTTGCCAAACGGTTTCTACATCCAGATATTGTGGCGGagtatgattatatttttctgtggGATGAGGACCTCggagttgaaaattttcaccCAGGACG GTATTTATCTATTATCAAGGAAGAAGGCCTTGAAATTTCACAGCCTGCTCTTGATCCCCGTAAATCGGAAGTGCATCATCCCATTACCATGCGCAGGTGGAGATCAAGGGTACACAG GCGATTCTATAAGTTCAAAGGTGGTGGAAGGTGTGACGACAACAGTACATCTCCGCCTTGTGTTGG TTGGGTGGAGATGATGGCTCCTGTCTTCTCGAGAGCAGCCTGGCGTTGTGCTTGGTACATGATCCAG AATGACTTGATCCACGCTTGGGGCCTGGATATGAAACTTGGATATTGTGCACAG GGTGATCGGATGGTTAAAGTTGGTGTGGTTGACGAGGAGTACATTGTTCACCTGGGTCTTCCTACACTTGGCGGTTATCCGGATAAAAATAAG ACGAATGATCAACGTCCACGTGCAAAGAACCTGTCGGATTCGGAACCGTTG GCAGCTGATATGTACAGATATGATAACAGATCCGCC GTGCGACGACAGTCCTATAACGAAATGATGACTTTTAGGAAACGATGGAACAATGCCGTCGAGGAAGACGAGTGCTGGATTGATCCCTTCAAGCAAGGAACCACACAAGGCTAG
- the LOC105172510 gene encoding uncharacterized protein LOC105172510 isoform X2, with the protein MKSYNCGFPLSDPKSRSCLCSLFITVSLICGVYFIGSAWLRKDLFKLSPGFGLNTTQRHRDSDRCKGKCRPIGTEALPEGIITKSSNLEMRPLCGPVPEDKKSKNAMGLLAISAGINQKRLVNEIVKKFLGNDFAVMLFHYDGVVDKWHDLEWSNRVIHVSAINQTKWWFAKRFLHPDIVAEYDYIFLWDEDLGVENFHPGRYLSIIKEEGLEISQPALDPRKSEVHHPITMRRWRSRVHRRFYKFKGGGRCDDNSTSPPCVGWVEMMAPVFSRAAWRCAWYMIQNDLIHAWGLDMKLGYCAQGDRMVKVGVVDEEYIVHLGLPTLGGYPDKNKTNDQRPRAKNLSDSEPLAADMYRYDNRSAVRRQSYNEMMTFRKRWNNAVEEDECWIDPFKQGTTQG; encoded by the exons ATGAAGTCATACAATTGT GGTTTCCCCTTATCAGATCCTAAAAGCAGGTCATGTCTCTGCAGCCTTTTCATAACAGTGTCCTTGATTTGTGGTGTTTACTTCATTGGCAGTGCATGGCTGCGGAAAGATTTATTCAAG TTATCACCTGGATTTGGACTGAACACGACACAGCGACATAGAGACTCTGATAGATGCAAG GGGAAATGCAGGCCAATTGGTACTGAAGCTTTGCCAGAAGGAATTATTACCAAATCCTCAAACTTGGAAATGCGCCCTTTGTGCGGACCTGTTCCAGAGGAT AAAAAGTCAAAGAATGCAATGGGTTTGTTGGCCATATCGGCTGGGATAAATCAAAAGAGACTAGTGAACGAAATAGTTAAGAAG TTTCTCGGAAATGATTTTGCTGTGATGCTTTTTCATTATGATGGAGTTGTGGATAAGTGGCATGATTTGGAATGGAGTAACAGAGTCATTCACGTCTCTGCCATAAACCAAACCAAATG GTGGTTTGCCAAACGGTTTCTACATCCAGATATTGTGGCGGagtatgattatatttttctgtggGATGAGGACCTCggagttgaaaattttcaccCAGGACG GTATTTATCTATTATCAAGGAAGAAGGCCTTGAAATTTCACAGCCTGCTCTTGATCCCCGTAAATCGGAAGTGCATCATCCCATTACCATGCGCAGGTGGAGATCAAGGGTACACAG GCGATTCTATAAGTTCAAAGGTGGTGGAAGGTGTGACGACAACAGTACATCTCCGCCTTGTGTTGG TTGGGTGGAGATGATGGCTCCTGTCTTCTCGAGAGCAGCCTGGCGTTGTGCTTGGTACATGATCCAG AATGACTTGATCCACGCTTGGGGCCTGGATATGAAACTTGGATATTGTGCACAG GGTGATCGGATGGTTAAAGTTGGTGTGGTTGACGAGGAGTACATTGTTCACCTGGGTCTTCCTACACTTGGCGGTTATCCGGATAAAAATAAG ACGAATGATCAACGTCCACGTGCAAAGAACCTGTCGGATTCGGAACCGTTG GCAGCTGATATGTACAGATATGATAACAGATCCGCC GTGCGACGACAGTCCTATAACGAAATGATGACTTTTAGGAAACGATGGAACAATGCCGTCGAGGAAGACGAGTGCTGGATTGATCCCTTCAAGCAAGGAACCACACAAGGCTAG